The candidate division Zixibacteria bacterium HGW-Zixibacteria-1 genome includes the window TCCTGATGCTGGCCGGGCTGGAAGGCACCAACGGGGGCTTGGTATATTTCGGCGGCCGCAGGCTCGACGGCCCGCGGCGGGAGATTGGTCTGGTGCTGCAGGAGTACGGTTTGTTCCCATGGAAAACGGTCCGCCGGAATATCGAACTTGGCCTGAAGATCCGCGGCGAGAAAACAAACAGTGGTACAATCGACGACATGCTGGCCGAACTGGATATTGCCGACAAGGCCGATCTTTATCCACAGCAATTGTCCGGCGGGCAAAAACAGCGGGTGGCACTGGGGAGGGCGCTGATTTTGAAGCCATCATTGCTGTTGCTGGATGAGCCATTTGCGGCGCTGGACACTTTGACCCGTGAAAGACTGCAGGATCTGATTGCCGGTATTTGCCGGACGCGGGGACTGAGCATGGTTCTGGTGACACACAATATTCCGGAGGCAGTCAGGCTTGGGGAAAAAATAATGATAATGTCCGGCATACCTGGAAAAATAGCCAACGTGCTGGATAACCCGATGGCCCGAAATGCCGACTACCGGGCGTCGGATCAGTTCTATACGATGACCCGGCAGCTGCGAAGCGAACTGGAAAAGTACAATGCGTAAGTATCTGCGGTATATATATACCCTGGCGATATTGATAATCCTCTGGCAGATTGTCAGCATGATGGCCGGCAATTATGCCCTGCCCGGGCCGATTACCGTCCTGCTGAAACTGGTGGACGATGCCGGCTCGCAAAAATACTGGCAGCATATCGGAGCCTCGGTTTTTCGTATCATGGCCGCGCTGGCAATCTCATTCGTGACGGCGGTTCCCTTGGGATTATTCCTGGGCATGACGCCGAAGATTGACCGGTTAGCCAAACCGTTGATATATCTGTCCTACCCCGTACCCAAAATAGTCCTGCTTCCGATTGTACTGTTAATTTTCGGTCTGGGCGATTTGGGGAAAATAGTCATGCTGGCCATGATTCTGTTTTTCCAGCTTCTTATTACCACTCGTGATGCCGCACGCGGTGTCAATCGGGCCGCACGTTATTCGCTGTACAGCCTGGGTGGAACCAATCAGGATCTTTTCGTGCATGTCATCTGGCCGTCGTGCCTTCCGGCCGTATTCACGTCACTGCGAATCGCGGCCGGAACCGTAGTTGCCGTTCTTTTCTTTGTCGAGTCGATCAGTACGAAGTACGGCATGGGTTTTTACATTCTCGATGCCTGGGGCCGGGCCGATATCCCTCAGATATTCGCGGGGATGGTATCTCTCGCGGTGCTGGGCGTCATCCTTTATGAAACATTTGATTTTATGGAGCGCATTTTTTGCCGATGGAACCGAATCTGAATAAAAAACCGTTGAATGAATGGTCCGAGAAAGAGCGGATAAGGACCGTCAAGAAAATATTCAGCACCATCACGCCCCGTTACGATTTGCTGAATCATGTTCTTTCGGGCTGTCAGGA containing:
- a CDS encoding ABC transporter permease, whose translation is MRKYLRYIYTLAILIILWQIVSMMAGNYALPGPITVLLKLVDDAGSQKYWQHIGASVFRIMAALAISFVTAVPLGLFLGMTPKIDRLAKPLIYLSYPVPKIVLLPIVLLIFGLGDLGKIVMLAMILFFQLLITTRDAARGVNRAARYSLYSLGGTNQDLFVHVIWPSCLPAVFTSLRIAAGTVVAVLFFVESISTKYGMGFYILDAWGRADIPQIFAGMVSLAVLGVILYETFDFMERIFCRWNRI